In Acidobacteriota bacterium, the genomic window AACAACGTCAGCCACGCCCACAACCTCACCAAGCGGCGCTGGCTGCCCAACCTCCAGAACGTGAAGGCCGACGTCAACGGGACCACCAAGACCCTGCGCGTCTGCACCAAGTGCATCAAGGCCGGCAAGGTCCAGAAGGCCGTCTGATCCCCTCCACGAATTCGACCAGCGCGCGCGCCGCACGGGCGGAGGCTTGGCCTTCGCCCAATTTGTTTCGGACCTCCGCGGCGATGGCGGCGGCCCGGTCCTTCGCCTGCACCCCGTCCGCCAGCATCCGCTCCAGCTCCCCGCACACGCCCGGGCCCGTGAAAGCGTCCTGGATCCGTTCGGGGACGGCCTCCCGTTCCAGCACGACGTTCGGCAGACCCACCCTTGGGATTCTCACGAGGCGGCGGCCCACCTCGTAGGTGATCTTCTTCACGCGATAGACGATCACCTGCGGAACGCCCATCAGGGCGGCTTCGAGGGTGGCCGTCCCCGAGGCCACGGCGGCAGCGTCCGCGTGGCCCAGCACGTCCAGGTATTCGCCGGCCACCCGGCGGAGCGGACCGCCCGCGAAGGGTTCCCAAAGGGAATCGGGAAGGCCCTCCGCCCAGGGCACCAGCAGGGAGATCCCGGGCCGGCGCCCGGCGAGGAGGGATCCCGCTTCGGCGAGGATGGGCAGGTTGCGCCGGACCTCCGAGGCGCGGCTTCCCGGCAGCAGCGCCACCACGGGCTTGTCCAGGGGCAGTCCGTGCCGGCCGAGGAAGGCCCCCCGGGGGGAGGGCGGCCCGGCCAGCTCCGCGAGCGGGTGGCCGACGAACCGGACGTTCACGCCGCGCTCCCGCAGGAAGGTCTCTTCGAAGGGAAAGATCACGAGGCAAAGGTCCACCGCGTCCCTCAAGAACCGCGCCCGGCCCTTCCTCCAGGCCCAGACTTGGGGCGTGATGTAGTACACCACCGGGATCCCGAGGGCCCGCGCCTTTCGGGCCAGCCTGAAGTTGAAGTCGGGGAAGTCCACCAGGACGACGGCGTCGGGCCTCCGCGCGCTCAGCGCCTCCTTGAGGAGCCCCATGTCCCGCCAAAGGGAGGGGAGACGGGACAGGACCTCTCCGATCCCGACCACCGCGAGGCGCTCCATGGGAACGAGGATCTCGGCCCCCTCTCCCGCCAGGGCGGGCCCTCCGGCGCCGAACCAGGAGGCCGCGGCGCCCGTCCGGCCGAAGGCCCGGACCAGGGCCGCCGCGTGCCGGTCGCCCGAGTGCTCCCCGGCCACCACCATCAGGTTCCGCGCGTTCCCCATCAGGCCTCCGAAGCCAGTGTAGGGGGAACGATACCGCGAATCAATGAATCGGCGCGGCCTCGAGATGCCGGGTTCCACCCCGGGAGGAGAGGCCCTTTCGCCGGCCGGAACCCGCGGGAGGACCCTTGGCCGGACGACCCCTCTGGCCCCGCTCCGCCGCGGCGGCGCCGTTCCCCGCCGTGGGCCACAAGCCTTGCGCGGGGCTGGAATGGCGAGTAGAATGAAGTTCTTGCACTTTGGAGGACCGCCTCGATGAACGTGCTCAAGACCATGCGCACCATGGGATCGCTCAAGATCCTCCTCTGGATTCTCGTTTTCGCCTTCATCGCCGCCATGTTCACCATGTGGGGAGGCGGCCTGGAAGCCGAGAGGGGAGCCTCCATGTTCGGGCCGGAGTTCGCCGTGAAGGTCGGCGAGGACAGCCTTCCTCCCGGCGTCTTCCAGCTCCAGTACCGCTTCTACACAGAGCAGATGAAGCGGATGCTCGGGGATAACTTCAGCGACAGCTTCCTGAAGGGGGCCCCCCAGCGCGTGGCCGACGGGATGGCGGACCAGATCATCCTCGCCCAGCTCGCCAGGAAGTACGGCCTGCACGTGGGCGACAAGGAAGTGGCCGAAGCCATCCAGCGCATGTACCAGTTTCAGGATCCCGCCACCGAGTATCCGGAGACTCTCGCCAGAATGGGCATTTCCGCCTCGGAGTTCGAGGCGGTGATGCGGAACGAACTCGTCGTGGAGAAGCTCCGGAACTTCCTGACAGACGCCTCCTACGTTCCTCCGGAGGAGTTGAAGCGCCGCTTCGTCGAGGAGAACGAGAAGGTCAACGCCATGCTCGCCCTCGTCCCATCGGCCAAGTTCCTCCAGCAGGTGCCCCCCCCCACCGAGGCCGAACTCAAGGCCTATTTCGAGACCCGCAAGAAGGATTTGGAGGCGCCCGAGAAGCGGTCCATGGAGTTCGTCCAGGTCTCCGAGGCCTCGATCCGGCGGGCCATCCGGATCGACGAGGGCCGACTGAAGGAGTA contains:
- the rpmB gene encoding 50S ribosomal protein L28, producing the protein MAKVCDICGKKPSVGNNVSHAHNLTKRRWLPNLQNVKADVNGTTKTLRVCTKCIKAGKVQKAV
- the lpxB gene encoding lipid-A-disaccharide synthase is translated as MGNARNLMVVAGEHSGDRHAAALVRAFGRTGAAASWFGAGGPALAGEGAEILVPMERLAVVGIGEVLSRLPSLWRDMGLLKEALSARRPDAVVLVDFPDFNFRLARKARALGIPVVYYITPQVWAWRKGRARFLRDAVDLCLVIFPFEETFLRERGVNVRFVGHPLAELAGPPSPRGAFLGRHGLPLDKPVVALLPGSRASEVRRNLPILAEAGSLLAGRRPGISLLVPWAEGLPDSLWEPFAGGPLRRVAGEYLDVLGHADAAAVASGTATLEAALMGVPQVIVYRVKKITYEVGRRLVRIPRVGLPNVVLEREAVPERIQDAFTGPGVCGELERMLADGVQAKDRAAAIAAEVRNKLGEGQASARAARALVEFVEGIRRPSGPCRP